TTTGCAGACCTTGATCTAGTAGTTTTGGAATATCAGTACTGGATAATAAAATCTCTGGTAGCTGTGCGCGGAGCTGTTGGAAGTTGCGCATAGGGTCAAGCTGTTCTTTGATCCAGCTGCTCAGGATAGGCTTAGCCAGTGACCAAATATCCAAATCCGGATACAAATCACGACCAAGGCCTTCAACGTGTACCAATGTTTTTAGAAGGAGCATGAGCTGAGGAGGGATACTCATATGATGGCGACGGGCAATATCTAAAATTTGCATCAAGACGCCAGCAAAATCGATCTCATTGATAGACTTTTGCAGCATCGGGCCAACGGTGCGCTTCATGTCACGCATCAAGGTATGTTTATCAGTATTCGGTGGGATCCATCCAGCACGGCTGACGATATCAACCATAGCAGTGAAGTTGTTGTTCATCACTGCTAACAGCATGCGCGCTACAATCAGTTGGTCATCTTTTGATAAGGTGCCCATGATGGCGCAATCAAGACCAATATAGCGGGGCTCATGGCCGAGATTGACCGCTTGCGTATGACTGTCTAGCGTCTTAACAGGCGGGGTCTCTACGAATACATTACCCGGATGCATATCGGCATGAAAGAAGTTATCACGAAAGACTTGGGTGAAAAATATCGTGAGGCCTTTTTCTGCTAATGCTGCTCGATCATAGCCTAGCTGATCAAATATATGAATTTGTGAGATCGGTACGCCTTGAATGCGCTCCATGACCATGACGTTTTTGGCCGCGTCATAGACCTCAGGCACATACATCAATGCAGAACCCAAAAAGTTGTTACGCATTTGGGTGGTATTATCTGCCTCTAAAGTTAAATCCAGCTCGTTGAGCATGACTTGCCGATAGTCTTCAACGATATCGATGATATGTATCGCACGTGCCGCTTCAATTCGTGCCGATGCCCAATTAGCAAGTTCACGCAGCAGCTCAAAGTCTGAAATGATAGTAGTGCGGATATCAGGGCGGACGACCTTTACCACGACTTCACGGCCATCTGTCAGTGCAGCGGTATGCACTTGAGCAATGGAGGCAGCAGCTAAGGGCTTGACATCAAAGCGCGCAAATAGCGCCTCAATAG
The nucleotide sequence above comes from Psychrobacter sp. P2G3. Encoded proteins:
- a CDS encoding AarF/UbiB family protein, whose amino-acid sequence is MLLSHRARLLELWRIAASYRIDTHFTVEESPQLQPLVRLIRMHPSAWGKKHQPNAVKYALEDMGTLFLKLGQLLSTRRDLVPPEIIEQLVQLQDKVKPFDADTAIAQIQDTKHGLGQSIEALFARFDVKPLAAASIAQVHTAALTDGREVVVKVVRPDIRTTIISDFELLRELANWASARIEAARAIHIIDIVEDYRQVMLNELDLTLEADNTTQMRNNFLGSALMYVPEVYDAAKNVMVMERIQGVPISQIHIFDQLGYDRAALAEKGLTIFFTQVFRDNFFHADMHPGNVFVETPPVKTLDSHTQAVNLGHEPRYIGLDCAIMGTLSKDDQLIVARMLLAVMNNNFTAMVDIVSRAGWIPPNTDKHTLMRDMKRTVGPMLQKSINEIDFAGVLMQILDIARRHHMSIPPQLMLLLKTLVHVEGLGRDLYPDLDIWSLAKPILSSWIKEQLDPMRNFQQLRAQLPEILLSSTDIPKLLDQGLQSLASQGSRQDSQLREIQQIRADMLNDRRRDWLALAGFGLFIAIATQVVGWLSPVFYVLAMLAVVWRILA